A stretch of the Streptomyces venezuelae genome encodes the following:
- a CDS encoding cation:proton antiporter → MSSDAMITHLVGATALILIIAHTAGWLSRRLGQPTIIGQLIAGIALGPTALTGISPGLAEMLFPEELAPVLTGLSQIALVLFLFAVGYELDLGVLKGRARTVLSVSAAAFLLPMAAGAGSAVLFHEQLARLGAPEKMTASSVLFFGVALSITAVPVLTAIVRENGLAGTVPGIVAVSAAGLIDVMGWTVLVGTLLQSDGHGGFSWQLRLLLVVLFTAAMLLGARPLLRSLLWRPQVDPSMRLAVLVGFAFASAWVTNALGLHVIFGALLAGVVTPRERGATLDPDLVRPLHDIGLLLLPFFFVVSGKSVEIGGLDSAGVLALLAVTVLAVTIKVVSGTVAARLSGLDRHDARTVGVLLNTRGLTELIALNAGLQAGLVSGPLYTALVLMALATTVVTQPLLGVVRRLREHAERRPGPGAPAGPPEGTPAAEPEGTAAGPLPSSAPGTL, encoded by the coding sequence ATGAGCTCTGATGCGATGATCACGCACCTGGTGGGTGCCACTGCCCTCATCCTGATCATCGCTCATACGGCGGGCTGGCTCTCCCGGAGGCTGGGCCAGCCGACCATCATCGGGCAGCTGATCGCCGGTATCGCGCTCGGGCCGACGGCGCTGACGGGGATCTCGCCGGGGCTGGCCGAGATGCTGTTCCCCGAAGAGCTCGCGCCCGTCCTGACCGGGCTGTCCCAGATCGCCCTGGTCCTCTTCCTCTTCGCGGTCGGCTATGAACTCGACCTCGGGGTGCTCAAGGGCCGCGCCCGCACGGTGCTGAGCGTCTCCGCCGCCGCCTTCCTGCTGCCCATGGCCGCCGGAGCCGGCTCCGCCGTCCTCTTCCACGAGCAACTCGCCCGGCTGGGCGCACCCGAGAAGATGACCGCGTCCTCGGTGCTCTTCTTCGGTGTCGCCCTGTCCATCACCGCGGTACCGGTGCTCACCGCCATAGTCCGGGAGAACGGGCTCGCCGGGACCGTCCCCGGCATCGTCGCCGTCTCGGCGGCCGGGCTGATCGACGTGATGGGCTGGACCGTCCTGGTCGGCACCCTCCTCCAGTCCGACGGCCACGGCGGGTTCTCCTGGCAGCTGCGGCTGCTGCTGGTGGTGCTGTTCACGGCCGCGATGCTGCTCGGGGCGCGGCCGTTGCTGCGCAGCCTGCTGTGGCGCCCCCAGGTCGACCCCTCGATGCGGCTCGCCGTCCTGGTGGGCTTCGCCTTCGCCTCGGCCTGGGTGACCAACGCGCTGGGTCTGCACGTCATCTTCGGTGCGCTGCTCGCCGGAGTGGTGACCCCCCGGGAACGCGGAGCCACCCTGGACCCGGATCTCGTCCGGCCCCTGCACGACATCGGACTGCTCCTGCTGCCGTTCTTCTTCGTGGTTTCCGGCAAGAGCGTCGAGATCGGCGGGCTGGACTCGGCCGGGGTGCTCGCGCTGCTGGCGGTGACCGTGCTCGCCGTCACCATCAAGGTGGTCAGCGGGACGGTCGCGGCCCGCCTGTCGGGACTGGACAGACATGACGCGCGTACGGTCGGCGTCCTGCTGAACACCCGGGGCCTGACCGAACTGATCGCCCTGAACGCCGGTCTCCAGGCCGGACTGGTGAGCGGGCCGCTCTACACGGCGCTGGTCCTGATGGCCCTGGCGACGACCGTGGTCACCCAGCCCCTGCTGGGCGTGGTCCGCCGACTGCGGGAACACGCGGAGCGGCGCCCGGGCCCGGGCGCTCCGGCCGGTCCACCGGAGGGCACTCCGGCGGCCGAACCGGAGGGCACCGCCGCCGGCCCGCTGCCGTCCAGCGCGCCCGGCACCCTCTGA
- a CDS encoding alpha/beta fold hydrolase, with the protein MTTALFIHGTGVREPGFSELYRRFSAELRAVAPEVRPAPHYWGGDLGATLGAGGLSVPYTDGRSRGGIDEAGQQADETELWAELYRNPLAELERAAAGGPAGVELPPSAPLPAERPRALLAALSGRPGGIADDPAGLTAPHLASAVAELSRSPLLGPAATAVPDDGELALLLARALVAAALAAALAEDDPVVPDGAARDAAVAALAERMGARPHGSDRGVGALLARPALRLASRQAVRRRRALTEAAHPAAADIMLYLARGEPLRRALRAAVAELEPPVVLVGHSLGGIIALDTLITSPLPQVALLVTVGSQGPFLYESGALPGLVHPEPLPDHVPDWLNLYDHRDLLGFIGAPLFPGRVTDIEVDNRQPFPASHSAYWTNPAVYRAIAKRLP; encoded by the coding sequence ATGACCACAGCATTGTTCATCCACGGCACGGGGGTGCGGGAGCCCGGATTCTCGGAGTTGTACCGGCGATTTTCGGCCGAGCTGCGCGCCGTGGCCCCCGAGGTCCGCCCGGCCCCGCATTACTGGGGCGGGGACCTCGGCGCCACCCTGGGAGCCGGCGGCCTGTCCGTACCGTATACGGACGGCAGGAGCCGGGGCGGGATCGACGAGGCCGGGCAGCAGGCCGACGAGACGGAGCTGTGGGCCGAGCTCTACCGCAACCCCCTCGCCGAACTGGAGCGGGCCGCCGCAGGCGGGCCCGCCGGGGTGGAGTTACCGCCCTCGGCCCCGCTGCCGGCGGAACGCCCCCGGGCGCTGCTCGCCGCACTCTCCGGCCGGCCGGGCGGGATCGCGGACGACCCGGCGGGCCTCACCGCCCCGCACCTGGCATCCGCTGTCGCCGAACTCTCCCGCAGTCCGCTGCTGGGCCCCGCCGCCACGGCCGTGCCCGACGACGGAGAGCTCGCCCTGCTGCTGGCCCGCGCCCTGGTGGCCGCCGCCCTCGCCGCCGCACTCGCCGAGGACGACCCGGTCGTTCCCGACGGCGCCGCCCGGGACGCGGCCGTGGCCGCGCTGGCCGAGCGCATGGGAGCCCGCCCCCACGGCTCGGACCGCGGGGTGGGCGCCCTGCTCGCCCGCCCGGCCCTGCGCCTGGCCTCCCGTCAGGCGGTGCGCCGCAGGCGGGCGCTCACCGAGGCCGCCCACCCGGCGGCGGCCGACATCATGCTGTACCTGGCCCGGGGCGAGCCCCTGCGCCGGGCCCTGCGCGCGGCGGTCGCAGAACTGGAGCCGCCGGTGGTCCTCGTCGGCCACAGCCTCGGCGGGATCATCGCCCTGGACACGCTGATCACCTCGCCGCTGCCCCAGGTCGCCCTCCTGGTCACGGTCGGCTCCCAGGGCCCCTTCCTGTACGAGAGCGGCGCCCTGCCCGGGCTCGTCCACCCCGAGCCGCTGCCGGATCACGTACCCGACTGGCTGAATCTGTACGACCACCGTGATCTGCTCGGATTCATCGGCGCGCCGCTGTTCCCCGGCCGGGTCACCGACATCGAGGTCGACAACCGGCAGCCGTTCCCCGCCTCGCACAGCGCCTACTGGACCAACCCGGCCGTGTACCGGGCCATCGCGAAAAGACTGCCGTGA
- a CDS encoding effector-associated domain 2-containing protein, with protein MTEAVAPDRTFALVVGIERYAAGPAWDLPGPARDALRFRDWLLRTGVPDRNVLLCLDPLGDPGVPHHPADHDTLRRLLLSRLPAAEGEMLWVWWGGHGVLDLDERLRLFCADATVPDKRNIDLESMRRTLASDALPGFGRQTWIVDACQTFEEQHGFRHTLPAETLPAGARVQAHDQALLLAATRGQRAANDPGRRTGLFSECVLDALDGWPGPAPDPEALFRDVRERLERLRAAGRTEQLPELRIHTRGRTEHVPQHARGAAVVPPPRPPMDQLVTALLGYPLMLDPEERQTVVAELGTKSVQRMRRNPKPRTDVIGIVRALSERPGELWLLYDAVTLLDDDEERAAVLEAAVRACTGGPRPGA; from the coding sequence GTGACCGAAGCCGTGGCTCCCGACCGTACGTTCGCCCTCGTCGTGGGCATCGAGCGGTACGCCGCCGGGCCCGCCTGGGATCTGCCCGGGCCGGCCCGGGACGCGCTGCGCTTCCGTGACTGGCTGCTGCGTACCGGTGTACCGGACCGGAACGTGCTGCTCTGCCTGGACCCGCTGGGCGACCCGGGCGTTCCGCACCACCCGGCCGACCACGACACACTGCGCCGCCTGCTGCTCTCCCGGCTCCCGGCGGCCGAGGGCGAGATGCTGTGGGTGTGGTGGGGCGGGCACGGCGTACTGGACCTGGACGAGCGGCTGCGGCTGTTCTGCGCGGACGCCACCGTCCCCGACAAGCGCAACATCGACCTGGAGTCGATGCGCCGGACCCTGGCCAGCGACGCACTGCCCGGGTTCGGCCGGCAGACCTGGATCGTGGACGCCTGCCAGACCTTCGAGGAGCAGCACGGCTTCCGCCACACCCTGCCCGCCGAGACCCTGCCGGCGGGCGCCCGGGTGCAGGCGCACGACCAGGCATTGCTGCTGGCCGCGACCCGGGGCCAGCGGGCCGCCAACGATCCCGGGCGCCGCACCGGGCTGTTCTCGGAGTGCGTCCTCGACGCGCTGGACGGGTGGCCCGGGCCGGCACCGGATCCGGAAGCCCTGTTCCGGGACGTCCGGGAACGGCTGGAGCGGCTGCGGGCCGCGGGGCGCACCGAGCAGCTGCCCGAGCTCCGCATCCACACCCGCGGGCGGACCGAGCACGTACCGCAGCACGCCCGGGGCGCGGCCGTCGTACCGCCGCCCCGTCCGCCGATGGATCAGTTGGTCACCGCCCTGCTCGGCTATCCGCTGATGCTGGACCCCGAGGAACGCCAGACCGTGGTCGCGGAGCTCGGCACGAAGAGCGTGCAGCGGATGCGGCGGAACCCCAAGCCCCGCACCGATGTCATCGGCATCGTCCGGGCGCTGAGCGAGCGGCCCGGGGAACTGTGGCTGCTCTACGACGCGGTGACGCTGCTGGACGACGACGAGGAGCGGGCGGCGGTTCTGGAGGCGGCGGTCCGGGCCTGCACGGGAGGGCCGCGGCCGGGTGCCTGA
- a CDS encoding aldo/keto reductase, with amino-acid sequence MYEPANETYPGCSDFPEHVESDLADLTGVSFAALRAIPAPLRNERLLSQARRPRSNAVGGSNPPGGGRAA; translated from the coding sequence TTGTACGAGCCGGCCAACGAGACGTATCCCGGGTGTTCGGACTTCCCGGAGCACGTGGAGTCCGATCTGGCGGATCTGACCGGGGTGAGCTTCGCCGCACTCCGCGCCATACCCGCCCCACTGCGCAACGAACGGCTGCTGTCCCAGGCGAGGCGGCCCCGCAGCAACGCGGTGGGCGGATCGAATCCGCCGGGTGGCGGCAGGGCTGCGTGA
- a CDS encoding HEXXH motif domain-containing protein, which yields MPVRWFDQLASGGGSPEAVGFLARAERTRRLMLLGELLDRLDERPEVLGRLGSAATAWQLIAEAAEAAPEAAEELLMSPQIGCWAAHMLRRLHGTAEETADGPPLWADAGHLFAICLAARVRAGLDAELLVPVRDGGLALPTLGHARTGGMRGYGTAAARLRGPDLRLTPEGDSGGGRTVTVRPADGTGSSSAGSSGHWTGSRTFAGTPIWLDDLDPYRELGEPVPPQPLDSAAAADWQRLFDEAAALLSASGGGPGRLRVEEVRRIVPWTGTASAPAPDESSMLSATTPDAFGSMLITRPESGLALAEAMVHEFQHSKLGALLHLFPLLHDDDGAEIHYAPWRPDPRHTAGLLHGAYAFTGVTGFWRDRMADPRPGHRAEPAHAAFQFGLRRLQTRLVIRTLLTRSRLTEAGTRFLHGLAATLDGWLRERLPPGVAARARDAALSHRTEWRLRNLRCTDRERDLLATAYREGLAPPPASAHQPVLIREPTHWTDARTALYGAPPRTPATADAHLAAGDARTALALYTEALRHSPADPHALGGWLLAGARLSPGTRLPLRPERLLALAPATPEELHRAAAWLTA from the coding sequence ATGCCCGTGCGCTGGTTCGACCAGCTGGCCTCCGGCGGCGGTTCGCCCGAGGCGGTCGGGTTCCTGGCCCGGGCCGAACGCACCCGGCGCCTGATGCTGCTGGGCGAACTGCTCGACCGGCTCGACGAACGTCCGGAGGTACTGGGCCGGCTGGGCTCGGCCGCCACCGCCTGGCAGCTGATCGCGGAGGCGGCCGAGGCCGCACCGGAAGCCGCCGAAGAGCTGCTGATGAGCCCCCAGATCGGCTGCTGGGCCGCGCATATGCTGCGCCGGCTGCACGGGACGGCGGAGGAGACGGCGGACGGGCCGCCGCTCTGGGCCGACGCCGGGCACCTGTTCGCGATCTGCCTGGCCGCCCGGGTCCGGGCGGGACTGGACGCCGAACTGCTGGTGCCGGTACGGGACGGCGGGCTGGCCCTGCCCACCCTGGGCCATGCCCGGACCGGCGGGATGCGGGGCTACGGCACGGCCGCGGCACGCCTGCGCGGCCCCGACCTCCGGCTGACCCCCGAAGGGGACTCGGGCGGCGGGCGGACGGTCACCGTACGGCCGGCGGACGGCACGGGGAGCAGCAGCGCGGGGAGCAGCGGCCACTGGACGGGCTCGCGGACCTTCGCCGGTACGCCGATCTGGCTGGACGATCTCGATCCCTACCGCGAACTCGGCGAGCCGGTGCCCCCGCAGCCGCTCGACAGCGCGGCGGCGGCGGACTGGCAGCGGCTGTTCGACGAGGCGGCGGCCCTGCTGAGCGCCTCCGGCGGCGGGCCGGGTCGGCTGCGCGTCGAGGAGGTGCGCCGGATCGTCCCCTGGACCGGGACGGCGTCCGCGCCGGCCCCCGACGAGTCGTCCATGCTGAGCGCGACCACCCCGGACGCCTTCGGCTCCATGCTCATCACCCGCCCCGAGAGCGGGCTGGCCCTCGCCGAGGCCATGGTGCACGAGTTCCAGCACAGCAAACTGGGCGCCCTGCTGCACCTGTTCCCTCTCCTCCACGACGACGACGGCGCCGAGATCCACTACGCGCCCTGGCGACCAGATCCGCGCCACACCGCCGGGCTGCTGCATGGCGCGTATGCCTTCACCGGGGTCACCGGGTTCTGGCGCGACCGTATGGCGGACCCGCGCCCCGGCCACCGGGCGGAGCCCGCCCATGCGGCCTTCCAGTTCGGTCTGCGCCGGCTCCAGACCAGGCTCGTCATCCGGACCCTGCTGACCCGGTCCCGGCTCACCGAGGCCGGCACCCGCTTCCTCCACGGCCTGGCGGCCACCCTCGACGGCTGGCTCCGCGAACGTCTCCCGCCCGGTGTCGCCGCGCGGGCCCGCGATGCCGCCCTCAGCCACCGGACCGAGTGGCGCCTGCGCAACCTCCGCTGCACCGACCGGGAGCGCGACCTGCTGGCCACCGCCTACCGGGAGGGTCTTGCGCCCCCGCCGGCCTCGGCCCACCAGCCCGTCCTCATCCGCGAGCCCACGCACTGGACCGATGCCCGCACCGCGCTGTACGGCGCCCCGCCCCGGACGCCCGCCACCGCCGACGCCCACCTCGCCGCCGGGGACGCCCGCACCGCCCTGGCCCTCTACACCGAGGCCCTGCGCCACTCCCCCGCCGACCCGCATGCCCTGGGCGGCTGGCTCCTGGCCGGAGCCCGCCTCTCCCCGGGCACCCGGCTTCCGCTCCGTCCGGAACGCCTGCTGGCCCTCGCCCCGGCCACCCCGGAGGAGCTGCACCGCGCCGCGGCCTGGCTCACCGCCTGA
- a CDS encoding NmrA/HSCARG family protein: MTGKRTITVFGATGQQGGALARAILDGRGGNGAGGEGFAVRAVTRTPDSDRARELERLGATLVRADLDDEESVTAAMEGAYGAYLVTNFWEDMSAEHEKAQAATLARAAGHAGVQHAIWSTLEDTRSCIPLDDDRMPTLQGSYKVPHFDGKAEADRYFTEAGVPTTFLRTTFYWENLLGAFAPQRAADGTYELIYPMGDKRLSGIAVDDIGRTALAVFERGTDLIGATVSIAGEHLRLDEMAAALTEALGTPVRHRRMTPDEFRALGFPGADEGGNMFQYYADCEERFISARDLDAVRALNPALQDFATWLATHRDRFLLT, translated from the coding sequence ATGACCGGGAAGCGGACCATCACCGTATTCGGTGCCACCGGACAGCAGGGCGGCGCGCTCGCGCGGGCCATTCTGGACGGCCGGGGCGGCAACGGCGCCGGAGGTGAGGGCTTCGCCGTCCGGGCGGTGACCCGCACTCCCGACTCGGACCGGGCCCGGGAGCTGGAGCGACTCGGTGCCACCCTCGTCCGGGCCGACCTGGACGACGAGGAGAGCGTGACCGCCGCCATGGAGGGCGCGTACGGGGCCTACCTGGTGACGAACTTCTGGGAGGACATGTCCGCGGAGCACGAGAAGGCGCAGGCGGCGACGCTGGCCCGGGCGGCCGGGCATGCGGGGGTGCAGCACGCGATCTGGTCGACGCTGGAGGACACCCGCAGCTGCATCCCGCTCGACGATGACCGGATGCCCACGCTCCAGGGCTCGTACAAGGTCCCGCACTTCGACGGGAAGGCGGAGGCCGACCGGTACTTCACCGAGGCCGGGGTGCCCACCACCTTCCTGCGGACCACCTTCTACTGGGAGAACCTGCTCGGCGCGTTCGCCCCGCAGCGCGCGGCGGACGGGACGTACGAGCTGATCTACCCGATGGGTGACAAGCGGCTGTCCGGGATCGCCGTGGACGACATCGGCCGGACCGCGCTCGCCGTGTTCGAGCGGGGTACCGACCTCATCGGGGCCACCGTGAGCATCGCCGGGGAGCACCTGCGGCTGGACGAGATGGCCGCCGCGCTCACCGAGGCGCTGGGCACGCCGGTGCGCCACCGGCGGATGACCCCGGACGAGTTCCGGGCGCTCGGATTTCCGGGGGCGGACGAGGGCGGGAACATGTTCCAGTACTACGCCGACTGCGAGGAGCGGTTCATCAGCGCCCGCGACCTGGACGCCGTCCGCGCCCTCAACCCGGCCCTGCAGGACTTCGCGACCTGGCTGGCCACGCACCGCGACCGATTCCTTTTGACCTGA
- a CDS encoding immune inhibitor A domain-containing protein — MTLRRLAAAGAAISLALLAAPAFAAVPQPPAPVPPVAEQYAAPPPPAPLELQRQALRRQALEGVAAGGTRAEPDGTLPRQVKVGKRYVELAQERKDKVFVILAEFGDQVEPKYGGTPGPRHNTIGKPAREDNHTIWRKDFDRAYYQRQFFGTDPGAATLRNYYRLQSSGRYDMEGHVTDWVTLPFNEARYGTDTCTESGQCRTNWDMIRDATNAWYHSERGKGRTPEQIKAQLAEYDVWDRYDADRDGNFDEPDGYLDHLMVVHAGKDQTWGGGAQGTDAVWAHRWFAYWNQAGTAGPEGNKAGGTPVGDSGIWAGDYLTAGENSGIGLFAHEYGHDLGLPDLYSSDGDNSVNYWSLMAAGSYLGKGRNTTGDFPADLDPWSKLQLGWLEYTEADAGRKTRAVLGVSGYNTEDPQALLVHLPPSVTRTELTDPYEGGSQWWSGTGDFMDNTLTRTVDLTGSAGQPVRLGARVWYDIEQDFDYLTVEASTDGGAQWAALPGTVGGNAIPAKGISGSSAGWAELAVPLDAFAGKSVQLRLRVTSDSNTHGRGVTFDDLRITAGPEGRELLRDGAEQGANGWSAVKWSRTEGRTGIAEHPRAYLVENRRYTGYGSYLKTGPYNFGFGTDRVEFYPYQQGVLIWLWDTAYSDNTTKAHPGAGMLLPVDARPEPLRFTDGTLTNARSQTFDAPFSLRPSDEIVLHKAGVPALIPSRPGVPVFDDRKGSYWNAELPQVGVKVPDTGTRIAVVKEAAGGSLTTVQVSPSP, encoded by the coding sequence GTGACCTTGCGCAGACTCGCTGCGGCGGGTGCGGCGATATCCCTCGCCCTGCTCGCCGCCCCCGCGTTCGCCGCCGTCCCCCAACCCCCCGCACCCGTACCGCCGGTCGCCGAGCAGTACGCCGCCCCGCCGCCGCCCGCCCCGCTGGAGCTCCAGCGGCAGGCCCTGCGCCGACAGGCCCTGGAGGGGGTGGCGGCCGGGGGCACCCGTGCCGAGCCGGACGGCACCCTCCCCCGCCAGGTCAAGGTCGGCAAGCGGTACGTCGAACTGGCCCAGGAACGCAAGGACAAGGTGTTCGTCATCCTGGCCGAGTTCGGCGACCAGGTGGAGCCGAAGTACGGCGGTACGCCCGGCCCCCGGCACAACACCATCGGCAAGCCGGCCCGCGAGGACAACCACACGATCTGGCGCAAGGACTTCGACCGCGCCTACTACCAGCGGCAGTTCTTCGGGACCGACCCCGGCGCGGCCACCCTGCGGAACTACTACCGGCTCCAGTCGTCCGGCCGCTACGACATGGAGGGCCATGTCACCGACTGGGTGACCCTGCCCTTCAACGAGGCCCGCTACGGCACCGACACCTGCACCGAGTCCGGCCAGTGCCGCACCAACTGGGACATGATCCGCGACGCCACGAACGCCTGGTACCACTCCGAGCGCGGCAAGGGCCGCACCCCGGAGCAGATCAAGGCCCAGCTCGCCGAGTACGACGTGTGGGACCGGTACGACGCCGACCGCGACGGCAACTTCGACGAGCCGGACGGCTACCTCGACCACCTGATGGTGGTGCACGCGGGCAAGGACCAGACCTGGGGCGGCGGGGCGCAGGGCACGGACGCCGTCTGGGCCCACCGCTGGTTCGCGTACTGGAACCAGGCCGGCACCGCCGGTCCGGAGGGCAACAAGGCCGGCGGCACCCCGGTGGGCGACTCCGGGATCTGGGCCGGGGACTATCTGACGGCCGGCGAGAACAGCGGAATCGGCCTGTTCGCCCACGAGTACGGGCACGATCTGGGCCTGCCCGACCTGTACAGCTCGGACGGCGACAACAGCGTCAACTACTGGTCGCTGATGGCGGCCGGGTCCTACCTGGGCAAGGGCCGCAACACCACCGGTGACTTCCCCGCCGATCTGGACCCGTGGTCCAAGCTGCAACTCGGCTGGCTGGAGTACACCGAGGCCGATGCCGGCCGGAAGACCCGGGCGGTGCTCGGCGTCTCCGGCTACAACACCGAGGATCCGCAGGCCCTGCTGGTGCACCTGCCGCCGTCGGTGACCCGGACCGAGCTGACCGACCCGTACGAGGGCGGCAGCCAGTGGTGGAGCGGTACGGGTGACTTCATGGACAACACCCTGACCCGTACGGTCGATCTGACCGGGTCCGCGGGGCAGCCGGTCCGGCTCGGCGCCCGGGTCTGGTACGACATCGAGCAGGACTTCGACTACCTGACCGTCGAGGCCTCCACGGACGGCGGGGCGCAGTGGGCGGCGCTGCCCGGCACCGTCGGCGGGAACGCCATCCCCGCGAAGGGGATCAGCGGGTCCTCGGCCGGCTGGGCCGAACTCGCGGTGCCGCTCGATGCGTTCGCCGGGAAGTCCGTACAGCTGCGGCTGCGCGTCACCTCCGACAGCAACACCCACGGCCGCGGGGTCACCTTCGACGACCTGCGGATCACCGCCGGGCCCGAGGGCCGGGAGCTGCTGCGGGACGGGGCCGAGCAGGGGGCGAACGGCTGGAGCGCGGTCAAGTGGTCGCGTACGGAAGGCCGTACCGGTATCGCCGAGCACCCGCGGGCGTACCTGGTGGAGAACCGGCGCTACACCGGCTACGGCAGCTACCTGAAGACCGGCCCGTACAACTTCGGCTTCGGCACCGACCGGGTGGAGTTCTACCCGTACCAGCAGGGGGTGCTCATCTGGCTCTGGGACACGGCGTACAGCGACAACACCACCAAGGCGCACCCGGGCGCGGGGATGCTGCTGCCGGTGGACGCCCGGCCGGAGCCGCTGCGGTTCACGGACGGGACCCTGACGAACGCCCGCTCGCAGACCTTCGACGCGCCGTTCTCGCTGCGGCCGAGTGACGAGATCGTGCTGCACAAGGCGGGGGTGCCGGCGCTGATTCCGTCCCGGCCGGGGGTACCGGTCTTCGACGACCGGAAGGGCTCCTACTGGAACGCGGAGCTGCCGCAGGTCGGGGTGAAGGTGCCGGACACCGGTACCCGGATCGCGGTGGTGAAGGAGGCGGCCGGCGGGTCCCTGACCACGGTCCAGGTCAGCCCCTCGCCGTGA
- a CDS encoding phosphatidylinositol-specific phospholipase C domain-containing protein codes for MGLRDRITGGVAAVAVAVLALGLGPGAASAAPAGSARAEESRAADSYAGSTGVGVHNAYEKAKYPYFADALDSGAAMLEIDVWTNFFGSSWRVSHSNPVGNDNNCENATTPAQLRTKARNQNLAGCLADIRSWHDAHPGHRPIVLKLELKDGFAANLGRGPAELDALLGAKLGDALYRPGQLAAGHPDLDTAARAGAWPSRAALAGKFIVELIPGTLEEGNAADKLWTDREYAIHLRNLAAAGRLGQAAAFPAVHRAEAGDPRNRYADASLRPWFVVFDGDASAYAGGSIDTGWYDRNHYLLIATDAHNVAPAIDGTRPTEVQARERLALLAGKHASVISADWYPLPSVLGTVVPRG; via the coding sequence ATGGGACTGCGTGACCGCATCACGGGCGGGGTGGCGGCGGTGGCCGTTGCCGTTCTGGCCCTGGGGCTCGGACCCGGGGCGGCCTCCGCCGCACCGGCCGGTTCCGCTCGGGCGGAGGAGTCCCGCGCCGCGGACTCCTATGCCGGCTCCACCGGGGTCGGCGTGCACAACGCGTACGAGAAGGCCAAGTACCCCTACTTCGCCGACGCCCTCGACTCCGGGGCCGCCATGCTGGAGATCGACGTCTGGACCAACTTCTTCGGCAGCTCCTGGCGGGTCTCCCACAGCAACCCGGTCGGCAACGACAACAACTGCGAGAACGCCACCACCCCCGCCCAGCTGCGCACCAAGGCCCGCAACCAGAACCTCGCCGGCTGCCTCGCCGACATCCGCAGCTGGCACGACGCCCACCCCGGCCACCGGCCCATCGTGCTGAAGCTGGAGCTCAAGGACGGCTTCGCCGCCAACCTCGGCCGCGGTCCCGCCGAGCTCGACGCGCTGCTCGGCGCCAAGCTCGGCGATGCCCTCTACCGGCCCGGACAGCTCGCCGCCGGCCACCCCGACCTGGACACCGCCGCCCGGGCCGGCGCCTGGCCGAGCCGGGCCGCCCTCGCCGGGAAGTTCATCGTGGAACTCATCCCGGGCACCCTCGAGGAGGGCAACGCCGCGGACAAGCTGTGGACCGACCGCGAGTACGCCATCCACCTGCGCAACCTCGCCGCCGCCGGCCGGCTCGGCCAGGCCGCGGCCTTCCCCGCCGTGCACCGCGCCGAGGCCGGCGACCCCCGCAACCGCTACGCCGACGCCTCCCTCCGCCCCTGGTTCGTGGTCTTCGACGGCGACGCGAGTGCCTATGCGGGCGGCTCCATCGACACCGGCTGGTACGACCGCAACCACTACCTGCTGATCGCCACCGACGCCCACAACGTCGCCCCCGCCATCGACGGCACCCGGCCCACCGAGGTCCAGGCCCGCGAGCGGCTCGCCCTGCTCGCCGGCAAGCACGCCTCGGTGATCTCCGCGGACTGGTACCCGCTGCCGTCCGTCCTCGGCACCGTCGTCCCCCGCGGCTGA